In the genome of Taurinivorans muris, one region contains:
- a CDS encoding tripartite tricarboxylate transporter TctB family protein, with product MLFHKDILSGIALLILCLIGTMSVCQLPAAGAGEAVGPATLPKFCLMVLALFAGILIIRGIRLNGMKKNAGFNFCLRSIVFYGFYLLYLYAMVAIGDFIVSMDWIETIPYAGGFAVSTVLFLIFSFCYLRRKRIAEIISVAVLTTAVLAISFGGFFKVLLP from the coding sequence ATGCTTTTTCATAAGGACATACTCTCGGGAATCGCACTGTTGATTTTATGTTTGATCGGAACAATGAGCGTTTGCCAATTGCCCGCAGCGGGGGCCGGTGAAGCTGTCGGTCCGGCAACCCTTCCGAAGTTTTGCTTGATGGTTTTGGCATTGTTTGCGGGCATTCTGATCATAAGGGGTATTCGGCTGAATGGTATGAAAAAAAACGCAGGATTTAATTTCTGTTTAAGGTCCATCGTATTTTATGGGTTTTATCTCTTGTATCTTTACGCGATGGTTGCCATAGGCGATTTCATCGTTTCCATGGATTGGATTGAAACAATACCCTATGCCGGCGGCTTTGCCGTTTCCACGGTTTTGTTTTTGATTTTTTCCTTTTGTTATTTACGCAGGAAAAGAATTGCGGAAATCATAAGCGTAGCGGTTCTGACCACAGCTGTTTTGGCAATATCTTTCGGCGGATTTTTTAAAGTTCTTCTTCCTTGA
- a CDS encoding MinD/ParA family protein, producing the protein MNTMSLAIMSGKGGVGKSNLSLNLGYSLAQKNHALLLMDCDLGLANLDVLLGITPEQNLQDVLLSGADVKNAIISLEKNTKEAFDILPAASGVPELTDMNSDMRDLLIKRINPSLRGYDIILMDLGAGIHGTVQSFAAMAAIRIIVLTPEPTALTDAYALIKVLSQDLGVRDFLVVVNDVASRKEEEITFKRLEMACQKFLNINPVLLGGVRHDVKLQESVLRQKPLLELFPESNAAQDIGTLADRILKIYARMEPHLEGQEPLRVLDKNKNFKA; encoded by the coding sequence ATGAATACGATGAGTTTAGCCATTATGAGCGGTAAAGGGGGCGTCGGCAAAAGCAATTTGTCCCTCAATCTTGGATACAGCCTTGCGCAAAAAAATCATGCCCTCTTGCTTATGGACTGCGATTTAGGTCTTGCGAACCTTGACGTGCTTTTAGGCATTACCCCCGAACAAAATTTGCAGGACGTGCTTTTGAGCGGAGCTGATGTTAAGAACGCCATTATTTCTTTGGAAAAAAACACGAAAGAAGCGTTTGATATTTTGCCCGCAGCCTCCGGTGTGCCGGAACTTACCGATATGAATAGCGATATGCGTGATTTGCTCATTAAACGTATCAATCCTTCCCTTCGCGGCTATGACATCATCCTTATGGATTTGGGCGCAGGTATTCACGGCACGGTGCAGTCTTTCGCCGCTATGGCGGCTATCCGTATCATCGTGCTTACTCCGGAACCGACGGCCTTGACGGACGCTTATGCTCTTATAAAAGTATTGAGCCAAGATTTGGGCGTACGTGATTTTCTTGTTGTCGTGAATGACGTTGCAAGCAGAAAAGAAGAGGAAATCACTTTTAAACGCTTGGAAATGGCGTGTCAGAAATTTTTGAACATCAATCCCGTCCTGCTTGGGGGGGTCCGTCATGATGTTAAGCTTCAGGAATCGGTTCTTCGGCAAAAGCCTTTGCTGGAACTGTTTCCGGAGAGTAATGCCGCTCAGGATATCGGCACGCTTGCGGATCGTATTTTGAAAATCTATGCGCGTATGGAACCCCATTTGGAGGGGCAGGAACCTTTGCGTGTTTTGGATAAAAATAAGAATTTTAAAGCTTAA
- the prfB gene encoding peptide chain release factor 2 (programmed frameshift), translated as MLQLAELKTWCQNLTEQYQTLWRRLDLARKEERVKIIEAQISAPDAWNDQAKITPLLKEKRCLEEEIGEYKKLEQAYTDMQEWLVFADEGEEEALSSLNEQAEYLHAFLEKMEMAILLADETDHMDAIVDIHPGAGGTEAQDWAAMLERMYFRFADLKQYKVEILDYLAGEEAGTKSITFRVQGLNAYGFLKGEKGIHRLIRISPFDSSGRRHTSFASVDVLPDAGEDINIVIKEEDLRIDVYRASGAGGQHVNKTESAVRITHIPTGIVAQCQNEKSQHSNKESAMQILKARLYDHERSLRDAAKQADYAGKDLISFGSQIRTYTMQPYRLVKDHRTNCEKGDVDAVLDGDLDYFIRDYLLYAHEQKNKG; from the exons ATGTTGCAGCTGGCAGAATTGAAAACATGGTGTCAAAATCTTACGGAACAATATCAAACGCTTTGGAGGAGGCTT GACCTTGCGCGCAAGGAAGAACGTGTCAAGATCATCGAAGCTCAGATTTCAGCGCCGGACGCATGGAACGACCAAGCCAAAATAACTCCTTTATTAAAAGAAAAACGCTGTTTGGAAGAGGAAATCGGCGAATATAAGAAGTTGGAGCAGGCGTATACGGATATGCAGGAATGGCTCGTTTTCGCCGACGAGGGGGAAGAAGAAGCCCTTTCTTCTTTGAATGAGCAGGCGGAATATTTGCATGCCTTTCTGGAAAAAATGGAAATGGCGATTTTGCTTGCCGATGAAACGGACCATATGGACGCCATTGTCGATATCCACCCGGGAGCTGGCGGAACGGAAGCCCAAGATTGGGCAGCCATGCTTGAGCGCATGTATTTCCGCTTTGCTGATTTAAAACAATACAAGGTGGAGATATTGGACTATTTGGCAGGGGAAGAAGCGGGTACAAAAAGCATAACGTTCCGCGTACAGGGTTTGAATGCCTATGGATTTTTGAAAGGTGAGAAAGGCATACACAGACTGATCCGCATTTCTCCTTTTGACAGTTCGGGACGGAGGCATACTTCTTTCGCTTCCGTCGATGTCTTGCCCGATGCCGGTGAAGACATCAATATCGTGATAAAAGAAGAGGATTTGCGTATTGATGTGTATAGAGCGTCCGGAGCGGGCGGGCAGCACGTCAACAAAACGGAATCCGCCGTCCGTATCACGCATATTCCTACGGGTATCGTTGCGCAGTGTCAAAACGAGAAGTCACAGCACAGCAATAAGGAATCTGCCATGCAGATTTTGAAAGCGCGGCTTTACGACCATGAGAGAAGCCTCCGCGACGCCGCAAAACAAGCCGATTATGCAGGAAAAGATTTAATTTCCTTCGGCAGCCAAATACGTACGTATACCATGCAGCCTTACAGGCTTGTCAAAGACCATAGGACCAATTGCGAAAAAGGCGATGTGGACGCCGTTCTTGACGGCGACCTCGATTATTTCATTCGGGATTATCTGCTTTATGCACATGAACAAAAAAATAAAGGGTAG
- a CDS encoding tripartite tricarboxylate transporter substrate binding protein, which yields MKSKLLASIMLIILNVSGGIGCAEAADFPSRPITLIMPFGAGNAPDTLARIIGEYFQKKHGITLLITSKAGGSGIPAMLEVAKARPDGYTISLTSANVVTVVPQVKPCGFTYQDFTCIAQTSLFTMGWGVLASSGIRSVDDLMQKAKEHPKKYSVGSPGALTAQRFFHMSLMKYFPDSDLPYVAYNGGGELVTALLGGHIQVAYTPVSNFAPHGDMIKIIAVSGSKRDPKLPDVPTFAELYDENLVFDSVYGIVGPKNIPAERVEILQNLFKEALEDPEVREKLDNVFISYNYLPSKEFGDVLKQYNDFFAEPIKQYLKNNK from the coding sequence ATGAAATCCAAATTGCTGGCAAGCATCATGCTTATCATTTTGAACGTATCGGGCGGGATAGGCTGTGCTGAAGCGGCTGATTTTCCAAGCCGTCCCATTACGCTGATCATGCCGTTCGGGGCGGGCAATGCGCCGGATACCCTGGCGAGGATCATCGGAGAATATTTTCAAAAGAAACACGGAATAACGCTTCTTATCACAAGCAAAGCCGGCGGAAGCGGTATTCCCGCAATGCTTGAAGTCGCCAAAGCCCGTCCTGACGGCTATACGATCAGCCTGACTTCCGCCAATGTCGTCACCGTTGTTCCGCAGGTGAAACCCTGCGGCTTCACGTATCAGGATTTTACCTGTATAGCGCAGACATCTTTGTTCACAATGGGGTGGGGCGTTCTTGCGTCTTCCGGTATCCGTTCTGTTGACGATTTGATGCAAAAAGCGAAAGAACATCCTAAAAAGTATAGCGTCGGAAGTCCCGGAGCATTGACCGCACAGCGCTTTTTCCATATGTCCCTGATGAAATATTTCCCTGATTCCGATTTGCCTTATGTCGCATACAATGGAGGCGGAGAGCTTGTTACAGCCTTGCTGGGGGGACATATTCAAGTGGCGTACACTCCTGTTTCAAATTTCGCACCGCATGGTGATATGATCAAAATCATTGCGGTATCGGGTTCAAAGCGGGATCCGAAACTTCCGGATGTTCCCACCTTTGCGGAATTATACGATGAAAACTTGGTATTCGATTCCGTTTACGGCATTGTCGGACCTAAAAACATACCTGCGGAGCGGGTGGAAATTCTGCAAAATTTGTTCAAAGAAGCATTGGAAGACCCGGAAGTGCGCGAAAAACTGGATAATGTGTTCATAAGTTACAATTATTTGCCTTCCAAGGAATTTGGTGACGTATTGAAGCAATACAATGATTTTTTTGCGGAACCGATCAAACAATATCTAAAAAACAATAAATAG
- a CDS encoding serine dehydratase subunit alpha family protein yields MHKDSLIALLKRMVKPALGCTEPAAIALAVARANLEIRGELRKVFVRMSGNIFKNARGVGIPGTTESGIDFAVALALVCGKWEMGLEVFSDVDEKAVQEAHALMDKKIIFIEVCDGEGNFFIEANIEADNSAKAVIRDAHTNIVYVECGGKCVFKLEKQQNAQEPKNEHVPLLRNMTMQDLRKEVEELPLEDIAFLIAGVPMNYRMAKVGLEQKTGLALGNAIKELMEEGSIENNIVNTVRMFAAAAADARMAGLKMPVMSSAGSGNHGITAIIPPYIVCQEKKYDEEKLIRALAFSHLVTIAIKEFSGPLSPVCGCAIAAGIGAAVSIAWLLDCDDNQIAGVINSMSGTLAGMLCDGAKGGCAFKLATAAGEAVMCALLAKKNVFIHKNQGIVGVCPETTIQNVGYICTQGMGAVDSTVIGVMLADEPLSARCG; encoded by the coding sequence ATGCATAAAGACTCTCTTATCGCCTTATTGAAACGTATGGTGAAACCGGCATTGGGCTGTACGGAACCTGCCGCTATCGCATTGGCTGTCGCCAGAGCGAACTTGGAAATCCGCGGGGAATTGAGAAAAGTTTTTGTCCGCATGAGCGGGAATATTTTTAAAAACGCCCGCGGGGTCGGTATTCCCGGAACGACGGAATCGGGTATTGATTTCGCTGTCGCCTTGGCGCTTGTCTGCGGAAAATGGGAAATGGGACTGGAAGTTTTTTCTGATGTCGATGAAAAAGCCGTTCAAGAAGCCCATGCGCTTATGGATAAAAAAATAATTTTCATCGAAGTGTGCGACGGTGAAGGGAATTTTTTCATTGAAGCGAATATTGAAGCCGATAATTCCGCAAAAGCGGTTATCCGTGATGCGCATACCAATATCGTTTATGTCGAATGCGGCGGGAAGTGTGTTTTCAAGCTTGAAAAACAGCAGAACGCACAGGAACCGAAAAATGAACATGTTCCGCTGCTCCGCAATATGACCATGCAGGATTTACGCAAAGAGGTGGAGGAACTGCCCCTTGAAGACATCGCGTTTTTGATTGCCGGGGTTCCTATGAATTACCGCATGGCAAAAGTGGGGTTGGAGCAAAAAACCGGGCTCGCCTTGGGAAATGCAATCAAAGAATTGATGGAAGAAGGCAGTATTGAGAACAATATTGTCAATACCGTGCGCATGTTTGCCGCCGCAGCAGCCGACGCGCGCATGGCAGGATTGAAAATGCCCGTGATGTCAAGCGCGGGAAGCGGCAATCATGGTATCACCGCAATCATTCCCCCGTATATCGTTTGTCAGGAAAAAAAATACGATGAGGAAAAACTTATCAGGGCGTTGGCGTTCAGCCATTTGGTCACTATCGCGATCAAGGAGTTTTCAGGGCCTTTGTCCCCTGTGTGCGGCTGCGCCATCGCCGCAGGCATCGGCGCGGCAGTTTCCATTGCATGGCTGCTGGATTGCGATGACAATCAAATCGCAGGCGTTATCAATTCCATGAGCGGAACGCTTGCAGGTATGCTTTGCGACGGCGCCAAAGGCGGCTGTGCGTTTAAATTGGCGACAGCCGCGGGAGAGGCGGTGATGTGCGCCCTGCTTGCCAAAAAGAATGTTTTTATCCATAAGAACCAAGGCATAGTCGGGGTTTGTCCTGAAACAACCATTCAAAATGTCGGGTATATCTGCACCCAAGGCATGGGGGCTGTGGACTCGACCGTTATCGGCGTCATGCTGGCGGATGAACCGCTGTCCGCCCGCTGCGGTTAA
- a CDS encoding sigma-54 interaction domain-containing protein, whose protein sequence is MAIIGNSPAMQRLRKQIEKIAKTNAAILLQGESGTGKELVAMAIHKLSERSSKEFVAINCGAIPESLMESLLFGYEEGAFSGAKKNGQQGLLETANGGTLFLDEAGEMPYLMQAKILRTLQNNKIRRLGASKSIQLDVRIISASNKNLRKQVELGNFRKDLFYRLDVIPIFIPPLRERMEDVPLLIDFFLKDFENQYHTKFSVTNGLLKKFMEYHWPGNIRELRNFIEYGVCFCEDGMLSAELYEPRFALALNPTEQEIILKPKQKTKKEHIQKLLGIHGASTKGKIKTAQELGISLATLYRHLKN, encoded by the coding sequence ATGGCGATTATCGGAAACAGCCCTGCCATGCAGCGGCTGCGAAAACAAATAGAAAAAATAGCCAAAACAAATGCGGCTATTCTCTTGCAAGGGGAATCCGGAACAGGAAAAGAACTGGTCGCTATGGCCATTCACAAACTGAGCGAACGCAGCTCCAAAGAGTTTGTGGCAATAAACTGCGGGGCGATCCCGGAATCACTCATGGAAAGCCTGCTCTTCGGATATGAAGAGGGTGCTTTTTCCGGCGCTAAAAAAAACGGACAGCAAGGGCTTTTGGAAACCGCAAACGGCGGAACGCTGTTTTTAGACGAAGCGGGAGAAATGCCGTACCTCATGCAGGCTAAAATTCTGCGAACCTTGCAAAACAACAAAATCCGCAGACTGGGAGCAAGCAAATCGATACAGCTTGACGTCCGCATTATTTCAGCAAGCAACAAAAATCTCCGAAAGCAGGTGGAACTGGGCAATTTTCGCAAAGACTTGTTCTACCGCCTTGACGTTATCCCCATCTTCATCCCCCCGCTTCGTGAAAGAATGGAGGACGTGCCGCTGCTTATTGATTTTTTCCTCAAAGACTTTGAAAATCAGTATCATACCAAATTTTCCGTCACCAATGGATTGTTAAAAAAATTTATGGAATACCATTGGCCCGGAAATATCCGCGAATTGAGAAACTTCATCGAATACGGAGTTTGCTTTTGCGAGGACGGCATGTTATCCGCCGAACTTTATGAACCCCGTTTCGCGCTTGCCCTCAACCCGACGGAGCAAGAAATAATACTGAAACCAAAACAAAAAACCAAAAAAGAACATATTCAAAAACTGCTCGGCATACACGGCGCTTCAACAAAAGGAAAAATAAAAACAGCGCAAGAACTCGGAATAAGCCTCGCCACACTCTACCGGCATTTGAAAAACTGA
- a CDS encoding HU family DNA-binding protein has product MNKSELIKSLSEQTNISIDEATLVVNTFVDNMKNALLEGDHVEIRGFGSFKVKEYGAYAGRNPRTGQKVEVESKRLPFFRAGKELKEFLND; this is encoded by the coding sequence ATGAATAAAAGCGAACTTATTAAAAGTTTGTCTGAACAAACCAACATTTCCATCGATGAAGCGACATTGGTTGTGAATACTTTTGTTGATAACATGAAAAATGCCCTTTTGGAAGGTGATCATGTTGAAATTCGCGGATTTGGAAGTTTTAAAGTTAAAGAATACGGGGCTTATGCCGGGCGTAATCCACGTACTGGACAAAAAGTTGAAGTTGAATCAAAACGCTTGCCTTTCTTCCGTGCCGGTAAAGAATTAAAAGAATTTTTAAACGATTAA
- a CDS encoding tripartite tricarboxylate transporter permease: MLDIIYGLQQALTLPSLAACFTGTALGIVFGALPGLTAAMGVALLIPLSFGMPTVEAFSMLLGMYCGAIYGGCISAILVGTPGTVAAAATVMEGPKLTAKGQSLKALEMATWGSFVGGMVSGLALITCAPLLAQAAMRFGAAEYFALAVFALTVVATFSSGNMLKGLTSAFAGLFISTIGIDPVSGDFRNTFNMPDLFNGVSLVPALVGLFAVSQVILSLEDIFKGQYGIVKYGEVSRKGIGFKELWKQKVNFLRSSLLGTVIGIIPATGASAACFIAYGEAKRFSKTPEEFGKGTLEGIAATESSNNAVTGGALIPMMVLGVPGDVLTAILLGALMIQGLVPGPLLFAEHSDAVNAIFGSFFVAQAAMLLLGLVIVRIAGKIVNVPTPILLPIVLVLCAVGSYATNNSAFDLWLMAVFGFLGYVMLKGDFPLPPMLLAIILGPIAESNFRRTLSISRNDFSVFVTSPIAAAILVLCLAIIIKVGYDEYKRNRTVRESDTQQNKE; the protein is encoded by the coding sequence ATGCTAGATATTATTTACGGTTTACAGCAGGCATTGACTTTGCCGTCCCTTGCCGCGTGTTTCACGGGAACGGCATTGGGAATTGTTTTTGGCGCATTGCCGGGGTTGACGGCGGCAATGGGCGTTGCGCTGCTTATTCCGCTTTCATTCGGCATGCCGACTGTCGAAGCGTTTTCCATGCTGCTCGGCATGTATTGCGGGGCGATTTACGGCGGCTGTATTTCGGCGATACTGGTCGGCACTCCCGGAACTGTCGCCGCCGCGGCAACGGTTATGGAAGGTCCGAAACTGACAGCCAAAGGCCAGTCGCTCAAAGCTCTTGAGATGGCGACATGGGGTTCTTTTGTCGGCGGAATGGTGAGCGGCTTGGCATTGATCACATGCGCCCCCCTGTTGGCGCAGGCGGCTATGCGGTTTGGTGCGGCGGAATATTTCGCTTTGGCGGTTTTTGCGCTCACGGTTGTTGCGACATTTTCTTCCGGCAACATGCTAAAAGGGCTGACCTCGGCTTTTGCGGGACTTTTCATTTCAACAATAGGCATAGACCCCGTTTCCGGTGATTTTCGCAACACATTCAATATGCCCGATCTTTTCAACGGCGTATCGCTTGTTCCGGCTTTGGTGGGTTTGTTTGCCGTATCACAGGTCATTCTTTCCTTGGAAGACATTTTTAAAGGACAATACGGCATTGTCAAATACGGCGAAGTTTCCAGGAAAGGAATCGGTTTTAAGGAACTGTGGAAGCAGAAAGTGAATTTTCTCCGCTCTTCTCTGCTGGGTACCGTTATCGGAATCATTCCCGCAACAGGGGCGAGCGCCGCTTGTTTTATCGCATACGGCGAAGCGAAGAGATTTTCAAAAACGCCGGAAGAATTCGGAAAAGGCACGCTTGAGGGAATAGCCGCAACGGAAAGTTCCAATAATGCCGTGACGGGCGGAGCGCTTATTCCGATGATGGTGCTGGGTGTTCCCGGCGATGTTCTAACGGCTATCTTGCTGGGGGCTTTGATGATACAGGGATTGGTACCCGGACCTTTGCTCTTTGCCGAACACTCGGACGCTGTCAATGCTATTTTCGGAAGCTTTTTTGTGGCGCAGGCAGCAATGCTTTTGCTCGGCTTGGTCATTGTCAGAATCGCAGGAAAGATAGTGAATGTGCCGACTCCGATCCTGCTGCCGATAGTGCTTGTTTTATGCGCCGTCGGCAGTTATGCGACAAACAATTCCGCGTTTGATTTATGGTTGATGGCGGTTTTCGGTTTTCTCGGCTATGTCATGCTGAAAGGGGATTTTCCTTTGCCCCCGATGTTGCTTGCCATTATTTTGGGACCGATAGCGGAATCGAATTTCAGAAGGACATTGTCCATTTCACGCAATGATTTCAGCGTGTTTGTCACAAGTCCCATTGCGGCGGCGATTCTTGTCCTGTGCTTGGCAATCATTATTAAAGTTGGATATGACGAATATAAGAGAAACAGGACGGTAAGAGAGTCCGACACACAACAAAACAAGGAGTAA
- a CDS encoding KpsF/GutQ family sugar-phosphate isomerase → MLTQNQIEKSLQLGKSVIRQEEKALEVLRQGIGRDFCAALELIFFCKGRLVVSGIGKSGHIGKKIAATMSSTGTPSFFLHPAEASHGDLGALTKNDVLLAISNSGESKELFDVLEYAARHAIKIIAITKNKNSFLGTQADICLELPNEQEACPIGCAPTSSTTMTLALGDALAMALLDLRGFSSEDFHDFHPGGKLGSKLKRVKDLMHIGEELPLIDKNAKMNEAVLEMTQKGLGCIAIVDRDTDNHLILQGLIADGDLRRHMSSDLLDKNVQEVMSVSPAVIDTEALASKAVGIMNEKGITSLVVLDGQGYMVGLIHMHDCLRVGIE, encoded by the coding sequence ATGCTGACACAGAATCAAATTGAAAAATCTTTGCAGCTTGGCAAATCGGTGATAAGGCAGGAAGAAAAAGCCCTTGAGGTTTTGCGTCAGGGCATTGGCAGGGATTTTTGCGCTGCTTTGGAGCTTATTTTTTTCTGCAAAGGCAGGCTGGTTGTTTCCGGCATAGGCAAAAGCGGGCATATCGGAAAAAAGATTGCGGCGACCATGAGCTCCACGGGGACGCCGTCTTTCTTTCTGCATCCGGCGGAAGCCAGCCATGGCGATTTGGGCGCATTGACAAAGAATGATGTGTTGCTTGCAATTTCCAATTCAGGAGAATCAAAAGAGTTGTTCGATGTTTTGGAATATGCGGCGCGCCATGCTATAAAAATTATTGCAATAACAAAAAACAAAAACAGTTTTTTGGGAACGCAGGCGGATATTTGTCTGGAACTGCCCAATGAACAAGAGGCCTGCCCCATCGGCTGCGCTCCCACTTCCTCAACAACCATGACTTTGGCTTTGGGCGATGCTCTCGCCATGGCTCTTCTTGATTTGCGGGGGTTCAGCTCTGAAGATTTCCATGATTTTCATCCGGGAGGAAAGCTCGGATCAAAGCTCAAACGGGTAAAGGATCTGATGCATATCGGCGAAGAACTGCCTCTTATTGATAAAAATGCCAAAATGAATGAGGCGGTGCTTGAAATGACCCAAAAAGGTCTGGGCTGCATTGCCATTGTGGATAGGGATACGGATAATCATTTGATTTTGCAGGGACTTATCGCAGACGGAGATTTACGCAGGCACATGTCTTCTGATTTATTGGATAAAAATGTGCAGGAAGTCATGTCCGTTTCTCCTGCGGTTATCGATACGGAGGCGTTGGCATCGAAGGCTGTCGGCATCATGAATGAAAAAGGGATAACAAGCCTTGTGGTTCTTGACGGGCAGGGCTATATGGTCGGACTTATCCATATGCATGATTGTTTGCGTGTGGGCATAGAATAA
- a CDS encoding hemolysin family protein gives MLELIITTVLVVGVSSLCSTTEAMLYSLSWTHIERLKAEGRKAGTILYDMRTNVDKPISAILTLNTVANTAGATVAGALASSVLGTENLIYFSMVITLLILVFGEILPKTIGVIYCNSISPALAYFLQAIILILKPITYCTGLITRLITPKDGAPTATEDDIKILASISRQSGTINDYEEKTISNVLMLDQRRVSDVMTPRTVVFSLPVAMKIFDVYNHEDFWSFSRIPVYASDNEDVVGIVQRREIALAVRDGKKEESLEKIMKPIHFVLESQTLDQVLHKFLDLHQHLFAVLDEYGGLAGVISLEDILEELLGREIVDESDIVDDMRELAQKRKEVALMNKKNMPEGK, from the coding sequence ATGTTAGAACTTATCATCACAACAGTTTTGGTCGTCGGGGTTTCTTCGCTTTGCTCCACAACGGAAGCAATGCTCTATTCCTTGTCGTGGACGCATATTGAACGGTTAAAGGCGGAGGGGCGGAAAGCAGGCACGATTTTATATGATATGCGGACCAATGTGGATAAACCTATTTCTGCGATTTTGACGCTGAATACCGTGGCGAATACCGCAGGCGCGACTGTCGCGGGGGCTTTGGCATCAAGCGTGCTCGGCACGGAAAATCTTATTTATTTCAGTATGGTCATCACCTTGCTGATTTTAGTTTTCGGGGAAATTTTGCCGAAAACCATCGGAGTCATTTACTGCAATTCGATTTCCCCCGCCTTGGCGTATTTTTTACAGGCAATCATCCTGATTTTAAAACCTATCACCTATTGCACCGGGCTTATTACCAGACTTATCACGCCGAAAGACGGCGCTCCCACCGCAACGGAAGACGATATTAAAATTTTAGCGAGCATATCGAGGCAATCCGGCACAATCAATGATTATGAGGAGAAAACCATTTCCAATGTTCTTATGCTTGACCAAAGAAGGGTGAGCGATGTCATGACGCCGAGAACAGTTGTTTTTTCTCTTCCTGTCGCCATGAAAATCTTTGATGTGTACAATCATGAGGATTTTTGGTCTTTCAGCAGGATTCCCGTTTACGCTTCCGACAATGAGGATGTCGTCGGTATCGTGCAAAGGCGGGAAATCGCTCTTGCTGTTCGCGACGGAAAAAAAGAGGAAAGCCTTGAAAAGATCATGAAGCCTATCCACTTTGTTCTTGAGAGCCAAACGCTTGACCAAGTCCTGCATAAATTTTTAGACCTGCATCAGCATTTGTTCGCCGTGCTTGACGAGTATGGCGGGCTTGCAGGGGTTATCAGTCTGGAAGATATTTTGGAAGAATTGCTTGGGCGTGAAATTGTCGATGAATCGGATATTGTCGATGATATGCGGGAACTTGCGCAAAAACGCAAAGAAGTCGCTTTAATGAATAAAAAGAATATGCCGGAAGGAAAGTGA
- a CDS encoding L-2-amino-thiazoline-4-carboxylic acid hydrolase — MEWNKEVVDRVRGAMRDRARVLACMCDELFAILPADEAEKRARKAIIKYGCIRAQRDGHTITPEEWTDIHYRDMGGVFETTIEKNDEYCEMQMHYCPLLEEWKDLGLSKEKQDLYCDIAMELDRNRAVQHGIPCDIVERLGKGDSFCRVRLWKKP, encoded by the coding sequence ATGGAATGGAACAAAGAAGTTGTTGACAGGGTAAGAGGCGCCATGCGTGACCGTGCAAGGGTCTTGGCCTGCATGTGCGATGAGCTTTTCGCAATTTTGCCGGCTGATGAAGCAGAAAAAAGGGCGCGGAAAGCCATAATAAAATATGGCTGTATCAGGGCTCAGAGGGACGGGCATACCATCACTCCGGAAGAATGGACCGACATTCATTACCGGGATATGGGAGGAGTTTTTGAAACAACGATTGAAAAAAATGATGAATATTGTGAAATGCAGATGCATTATTGCCCTTTGCTTGAAGAATGGAAAGATTTAGGGCTTTCAAAGGAAAAGCAGGACTTGTATTGCGATATTGCCATGGAACTTGACAGGAACAGGGCGGTGCAGCACGGCATTCCCTGCGATATTGTCGAACGGTTGGGAAAAGGGGACAGTTTTTGCAGGGTCAGGCTCTGGAAAAAGCCTTAG